The following coding sequences lie in one Ostrea edulis chromosome 8, xbOstEdul1.1, whole genome shotgun sequence genomic window:
- the LOC125662592 gene encoding prisilkin-39-like, whose translation MKAAVTLALFICTLALCHGLGYYHGYRGLNYGYGNYGYGGYGYGVPNYGYGRYGGYLPHYPHHSFYRRTYYNPIHGLHTHGSTHDYDHPVY comes from the exons ATGAAGGCTGCAGTTACCCTCGCTCTGTTTATCt GTACTTTGGCGTTAT GTCACGGTTTAGGATATTACCATGGATACAGGGGACTTAATTACGGGTATGGAAATTATGGATACGGAGGTTACGGATACGGTGTCCCTAATTACGGATACGGTAGATATGGTGGATATCTCCCACACTATCCTCACCACAGCTTTTACAGAAGAACATACTACAACCCAATTCACGGGCTCCACACCCACGGTAGTACCCACGACTACGACCACCCCGTGTACTGA